The Candidozyma auris chromosome 1, complete sequence genome includes a region encoding these proteins:
- a CDS encoding U2-type spliceosomal complex subunit CWC24, with amino-acid sequence MFKKRTVKTPKTASKRHNDALESDEAESSSLILSETSKKRKTIDFVTTKPTRNINYRKQEDIPTGLDREKRNEIKDDTESKTIRGPKAPPKNIKVISLTDFQPDICKDFQQTGFCGYGDTCKFLHIRDESKQKKPVEKEWQTVRKQADTNQKKTEENVPFKCPICKRDYRNPVKTPCDHIFCQQCFMSRFKQNITNCFICKQEMSGSVQPLSKREKEALLES; translated from the coding sequence atgttcaagaaacGAACGGTGAAAACCCCTAAAACAGCATCGAAGCGACATAATGATGCTCTAGAATCGGATGAGGCAGAGTCCTCTTCACTTATCCTATCAGAAACCtcgaaaaaaagaaaaaccaTAGATTTTGTCACTACTAAACCAACAAGAAATATCAATTATAGAAAGCAAGAAGATATACCCACAGGACTAGATCGtgagaagagaaatgaAATCAAGGACGATACAGAAAGCAAAACTATAAGGGGTCCTAAGGCGCCTCCTAAGAACATCAAGGTTATATCCCTCACTGACTTCCAGCCTGACATATGCAAAGACTTTCAACAGACTGGCTTTTGTGGGTACGGAGATACTTGTAAGTTTCTACATATTCGTGATGAGCTGAAACAGAAAAAGCCAGTGGAGAAAGAGTGGCAAACAGTGAGAAAGCAAGCCGATAcaaatcaaaagaagacTGAAGAAAACGTGCCATTCAAATGCCCGATCTGCAAACGAGATTACAGAAATCCAGTCAAGACGCCATGCGATCACATCTTTTGTCAACAATGCTTCATGTCCCGCTTTAAACAAAATATCACAAACTGCTTCATCTGCAAGCAAGAAATGAGTGGGTCGGTGCAACCACTTCTGAAGCGTGAGAAGGAAGCATTGCTCGAAAGTTAA
- the ALG1 gene encoding chitobiosyldiphosphodolichol beta-1,4 mannosyltransferase, translated as MYRGPHGRRKTVSIFVLGDLGHSPRMCYHALSFSKLDYNVNLCGYLESEPPMAVVEDINIDIRPIRPIKNNFHLPYLLFAAEKIILQLYQLARLLLDMRGSEFYFIQNPPSLPLLLVLVIFIKLFSRDSKLVIDWHNLNYTILNLKYKNTRHPLVRFLRLYEKYCGRFAWLNVTVTHALKRFLIEDFGYEPSSITTLHDRPASQFQPFEDSGLSREKILKSHHLFEVIDDIGQYKIVVSSTSFTPDEDFGILLDALKEYHESEASRKTPLFVLVTGKGPLKEQFTARVQDLEFSKRVIIKTVWLSAEDYPIILSIADLAISLHTSSSGLDLPMKIVDFFGVGVPVISLSFPAIGELVRNGVNGLLIENKDGVKESDELCRLLTEVLSNEGELERIRKGALEESKKRWDANWTRKLGPKFPENS; from the coding sequence ATGTATAGAGGTCCCCatggcagaagaaagaccGTCAGTATCTTCGTCTTGGGTGATCTTGGGCACTCACCAAGAATGTGTTACCATGCCCTTCTGTTTTCGAAGCTTGACTATAATGTGAACCTTTGTGGGTACTTAGAAAGTGAGCCACCTATGGCTGTGGTTGAAGATATCAATATTGATATACGCCCTATTAGAcccatcaagaacaacttCCATTTGCCTTACTTGTTATTTGCAGCGGAGAAGATCATTCTTCAGCTCTATCAGTTAGCGCGTCTCCTTCTAGATATGAGGGGGTCGGAATTCTATTTTATACAAAACCCTCCTTCGCTTCCGCTTCTACTTGTGCTAGTGATCTTTATAAAGCTCTTTAGCAGAGACTCCAAATTGGTGATTGACTGGCACAATCTCAATTACACTATCCTCAATTTAAAATACAAAAACACGAGGCATCCTTTGGTGAGATTTCTTCGGTTGTATGAGAAATACTGTGGCAGGTTTGCCTGGCTAAATGTGACTGTCACTCACGCATTGAAACGCTTCCTTATAGAGGATTTCGGGTATGAACCTTCCTCAATTACGACATTACACGATAGGCCTGCCTCGCAGTTTCAGCCTTTTGAAGATTCGGGACTTTCAAGAGAGAAGATCTTAAAAAGTCAtcatctttttgaagtcattgatgatattgGTCAGTACAAGATTGTGGTGAGTTCAACCTCATTCACTCCAGATGAGGACTTCGGGATTTTGCTAGATGCTCTTAAGGAATACCACGAGTCTGAAGCCAGTCGCAAAACGCCACTTTTCGTGCTTGTGACTGGCAAGGGACCTCTCAAGGAACAATTTACAGCAAGAGTACAGGATCTTGAGTTCCTGAAAAGAGTCATCATTAAGACAGTGTGGCTCTCTGCTGAAGACTACCCTATAATCTTATCGATTGCTGATTTGGCAATATCGCTACATACTTCGCTGAGCGGATTGGATTTACCGATGAAAATTGTCGATTTCTTTGGTGTCGGTGTTCCTGTCATATCTCTTTCGTTCCCTGCAATTGGTGAGCTTGTTCGTAATGGTGTAAATGGGCTTCTTATCGAGAATAAGGACGGCGTGAAAGAGAGTGACGAGCTTTGTCGTTTACTCACAGAGGTCCTATCCAACGAAGGGGAGTTGGAGAGGATCAGGAAAGGTGCACTAGAAGAGAGCAAAAAGAGATGGGATGCAAACTGGACTAGAAAACTAGGCCCTAAATTTCCTGAAAATTCTTAA
- a CDS encoding deoxycytidyl transferase, with product MVEMYESFLRSLDNSQLIEHIHGLSQGSDQRNWSFDETSTPAPEKKVVKLDSVRSTESDPFDDDLDSFLLKFQPDKAEDERSAPATQEDAVASSRTESNEEIPGNQLAGIKKTLAGDSPEDSVVATNDAAAGDEVDDDAFDDGDTTMFADVGPLHEFGDYGTYFQNKHLKQQKADAAYIEWEKQRRAASGEEIEGKDIFAGCVIFVNGNTVPSLGVIHKLVILHGGVFLNYLTSKGAATHIVCDKLTPRKRIQFRNYRVVRAQWVADCVKEKKLLNWRDYRLIDDVDYDQKRLGFAVADETTLRPEELAEVEGEEHFHSQIEEQVEHEQMKDGLIDSVEVLEHDEMKHDDGLLEGEHRFEDGSIEETAANESSEPMDASSPKNSPHARTQSQMVELKLAQDRSHTYAMDAKHPDFLKHFFANSRLHHLSTWKADLRARFLRMVAKRAQEEGLIKTEVKDAAISKPSSDNIVLHIDFDCFFASASALSHPELDMARDPIAVSHGGKSSDVASCNYVARKSGVSNGLWLGRARERCPHLKVIDYDFNTYEKHSNSFYNYLLSKKVFDSIFPISIDEALVDATSYCKGKDASFIENLCQEIRKDIHELTKCTVSVGASKNVLLAKLATKEAKPNGFFHLYKDIEEHLEGCKLMDLPNVGWHISEKLANELRLDVNPKELMIKDVKSLTQRRLTDVLGEKLGRKVFELCRGIDHTSILLDLSSSEALLGRKTVSVDVNFGIRFDTFDQAEFFLMQLARELHKRLIALGVCGSVLTLKLARRAPDAPRITPKFLGLGICDFFSRSSRLGVPTNDWGILGSEMKALFRVMNIPVEDLRGVAVSVGKLEDVDVVKKQRQQRLEFNKPRDKKVAQPLQSSQLNPYADSVTGSDSIDWNVFNMLPEDIKRELKRKLLRRGIPVSNKEVSPTKKLSASESGGKVYLQQMFPTQANGPFKVTRVIESPKKKKKLGISPKKSVSPVKPPLSPTPFNETVSYDEDVLGEIPTLIREEFFKDLAWQRKNKKLNPVSMRDMIEKKKENMRAIGDSEINVDWLRAQRRAMIVESITGECFNLEETIAQVKDWVRSSMVHRGPHPDDVSVFTQYLISLAFQGNINLCAAILRHIEAEIQVQISILNMCKKEDKESDILRSGIEDWQNQFHKNLKGALLMFLSQKNIKLRY from the coding sequence ATGGTCGAGATGTATGAGTCGTTTCTACGGCTGTTGGATAACTCGCAGTTGATAGAGCATATCCATGGCTTAAGCCAGGGGAGCGATCAGAGAAATTGGTCGTTTGATGAGACTTCAACTCCAGCGccagaaaagaaggtggttAAGTTGGACCTGGTGAGGTCTACGGAGTCGGATCCctttgatgatgatcttgatagctttttgttgaagtttcaGCCTGACAAAGCAGAAGATGAGCGGCTGGCGCCTGCCACCCAGGAAGACGCGGTTGCGTCGTCTAGGACTGAGAGTAACGAAGAGATACCTGGAAATCAGCTCGCCGGGATAAAGAAGACTCTTGCTGGGGATTCTCCGGAGGATAGTGTGGTAGCCACTAATGACGCTGCTGCAGGCGATGAGgtcgatgatgatgccTTCGACGATGGCGATACAACGATGTTTGCTGATGTGGGACCTTTGCATGAGTTTGGTGACTACGGAACGTATTTCCAGAACAAGCATCTCAAACAACAGAAGGCAGATGCTGCTTACATTGAATGGGAAAAACAGCGACGCGCCGCTTCaggtgaagagattgagggCAAAGATATCTTCGCCGGCTGCGTTATATTCGTGAACGGTAATACGGTTCCGTCGCTCGGTGTTATTCACAAGTTGGTCATTCTCCATGGGGGCGTGTTTCTCAATTATCTCACAAGCAAAGGTGCTGCTACTCACATCGTGTGTGATAAACTCACCCCGAGAAAGCGCATTCAGTTTCGAAATTACCGAGTGGTCAGAGCTCAGTGGGTTGCGGATTGTgtcaaggagaaaaaacTCTTAAACTGGAGAGATTATAGgctcattgatgatgtagACTATGATCAAAAGCGACTTGGGTTTGCTGTCGCAGATGAGACGACATTACGCCCGGAAGAGCTTGCCGAAGTGGAAGGTGAAGAGCATTTTCATCTGCAAATTGAGGAGCAAGTTGAGCACGAGCAGATGAAGGATGGTTTGATTGATAGTGTGGAAGTACTTGAACATGATGAGATGAAGCACGATGACGGCCTTCTCGAAGGAGAACATCGCTTCGAAGATGGAAGCATAGAAGAGACGGCTGCCAATGAGTCCTCTGAACCCATGGATGCTTCATCCCCTAAGAACTCACCGCATGCTCGTACGCAGAGTCAGATGGTTGAGCTTAAGTTGGCGCAGGATAGATCTCATACGTATGCTATGGATGCTAAGCATccagacttcttgaagcatttttttgcaaattccAGACTTCATCACTTGAGTACCTGGAAAGCAGATTTGCGAGCCAGATTTTTaagaatggttgcaaaacgtGCCCAGGAGGAAGGTCTTATTAAAACAGAAGTAAAAGATGCTGCAATTTCTAAGCCTTCAAGTGATAATATCGTGCTTCACATTGACTTTGATTGCTTTTTCGCTCTGGCTTCAGCTTTGTCACATCCTGAACTTGATATGGCTAGGGACCCAATCGCTGTTTCGCACGGAGGGAAGTCGTCTGATGTTGCCAGTTGCAACTATGTTGCAAGAAAACTGGGAGTCTCAAATGGTTTGTGGCTTGGCCGGGCCAGAGAACGTTGTCCTCATTTGAAGGTTATCGACTACGATTTCAACACGTACGAGAAACactccaactccttctaCAATTATCTTTTATCGAAAAAGGTGTTTGACTCAATCTTTCCGATACTGATAGATGAAGCTTTAGTTGATGCAACATCATATTGCAAAGGCAAGGATGCCTCATTCATTGAGAACCTTTGCCAAGAAATAAGGAAGGATATTCATGAGCTTACCAAGTGCACAGTATCAGTAGGAGCATCCAAAAATGTACTCCTAGCAAAGCTTGCCACGAAAGAAGCGAAGCCAAATGgattttttcatctttaTAAGGACATTGAAGAGCACTTGGAAGGTTGCAAACTTATGGACCTTCCTAATGTTGGGTGGCACATAAGTGAAAAACTCGCCAATGAACTTCGATTGGATGTGAATCCAAAAGAGCTCATGATTAAAGACGTCAAGTCTCTCACACAGAGGCGTCTTACTGATGTATTAGGTGAAAAGCTTGGTCGGAAAGTCTTTGAGTTGTGTCGTGGTATTGATCATACTTCCATACTCCTTGATCTAAGCAGCAGTGAAGCTTTACTTGGGAGAAAGACGGTGTCTGTTGATGTTAACTTCGGTATACGGTTCGATACTTTTGATCAAGCTGAATTTTTTCTCATGCAACTAGCGAGGGAACTCCACAAAAGGCTCATAGCACTAGGTGTATGCGGCTCAGTCTTGACTCTTAAACTTGCAAGACGGGCGCCTGATGCTCCTAGAATTACACCTAAATTTCTCGGTTTAGGGATTTGTGATTTTTTCAGCAGATCTTCGAGGCTAGGCGTGCCGACAAATGACTGGGGAATCCTTGGCTCTGAGATGAAAGCTCTATTTCGTGTCATGAATATACCTGTTGAAGATTTACGAGGCGTTGCTGTAAGCGTGGGCAAGTTGGAGGATGTTGACGTTGTCAAGAAGCAGCGTCAGCAGCGCCTCGAATTCAACAAACCTCGCGATAAGAAGGTGGCACAACCGTTGCAGAGTTCACAGTTGAACCCTTACGCTGATAGTGTTACCGGGAGTGACTCGATCGACTGGAATGTGTTCAACATGCTTCCTGAGGACATAAAGCGAGAGTTAAAAAGGAAATTATTACGAAGAGGAATACCTGTTTCAAATAAGGAGGTAAGCCCAACAAAGAAATTATCTGCAAGCGAATCTGGTGGGAAAGTTTACCTTCAGCAGATGTTTCCAACACAGGCCAATGGACCGTTCAAGGTGACGAGGGTAATTGAATCAcctaagaagaagaaaaagcttgGGATCTCTCCGAAAAAATCGGTGTCTCCAGTAAAGCCTCCATTATCTCCAACACCTTTTAATGAGACAGTTTCATACGACGAGGACGTTTTGGGGGAAATTCCAACCTTAATTCGTGAAGAGTTTTTCAAAGATCTTGCTTGGCAACgaaagaacaaaaagctAAACCCTGTCTCCATGCGTGACAtgattgaaaagaagaaggagaatatGAGAGCCATTGGAGATAGTGAAATAAATGTGGACTGGCTACGAGCTCAACGTAGAGCAATGATTGTCGAGAGCATCACAGGGGAGTGCTttaatcttgaagaaacaaTAGCACAAGTAAAGGACTGGGTCAGGCTGTCAATGGTGCATCGAGGTCCGCATCCTGATGATGTGTCTGTTTTCACTCAGTACTTGATCTCGCTAGCCTTTCAGGGTAACATCAATTTATGTGCCGCAATATTAAGACACATTGAGGCGGAGATTCAAGTGCAAATATCTATTTTGAATATGTGCAAAAAGGAGGACAAAGAGAGCGATATACTTCGATCAGGTATCGAAGACTGGCAAAATCAATTTCATAAGAATCTCAAGGGTGCTTTGCTCATGTTTCTATCTCAGAAAAACATTAAGCTTCGCTACTAG
- the CMD1 gene encoding calmodulin: MAEKLSEEQIAEFKEAFSLFDKDSDGKITTKELGTVMRSLGQNPSESELTDMINEVDINSDGSIDFPEFLTMMARKMKDTDSEAEIAEAFKVFDRNGDGKISAAELRHVLTSIGEKLSDADVDQMIKEADTNNDGEIDIQEFTQLLAAK; encoded by the exons ATG GCCGAAAAGTTGTCCGAGGAACAGATCGCTGAGTTCAAAGAGGccttttctctttttgacaAAGACAGCGATGGAAAAATTACCACCAAGGAATTGGGAACTGTTATGAGATCATTGGGCCAGAACCCATCCGAGTCCGAGTTGACGGATATGATCAACGAGGTCGACATCAACAGCGACGGCTCTATCGACTTCCCTGAATTCTTGACCATGATGGCCAGAAAAATGAAGGATACAGATTCCGAAGCTGAGATTGCGGAAGCTTTCAAGGTGTTTGACAGAAATGGAGACGGCAAGATCTCCGCCGCTGAATTGAGACACGTCTTGACCTCGATCGGTGAGAAGTTGTCCGATGCTGACGTGGACCAAATGATCAAAGAGGCTGACACCAACAACGACGGTGAAATTGACATTCAGGAATTCACTCAGTTGTTGGCTGCCAAGTAG